One Mycolicibacterium parafortuitum DNA segment encodes these proteins:
- the pta gene encoding phosphate acetyltransferase, which produces MPEAAKATISAIYVASPEGDTGKSTIALGILHRLAANVARVGVFRPITRDDGEDRDYILEMLLDHTTAGLPYEDCVGVTYQQLHEDFDAALAEIVDRYHRVADQCDAVLVVGSDYTDVAAPSELSVNARIAANLGAPVVLAVKAQGRTPERVAQVAEVCVAEIAEQHAHTAAVVANRCDPAQLAEVRAALQRIEPRSYVLPEEPLLVAPSVAELRVAVDGTVVQGDKEMLHREVLDVLVAGMTAEHVLERLTEGVAVITPGDRSDVLLAVLSAHSADGFPSLSAVILNGGLALHPAIDKLVSGLGQRLPIIATGLGTFETASRVAATRGRVTSSSQRKIDTALTLMDEHVDTADLLTQLSIPIPSVVTPQMFTYQLLDRARADRKRIVLPEGDDDRILKAAGRLLQRSVAELTILGEENQVRARAAELGVDLSAADVLNPKTSELCDRFAEQYAELRKHKGVTVDRAREIMHDVSYFGTMLVHNDMVDGMVSGARHTTAHTIRPAFEIIRTVPGVSTVSSIFLMCLAHEVLAYGDCAIVPDPTAEQLADIAISSARTAARFGIEPRVAMLSYSTGTSGTGADVDKVREATELVRSREPDLPVEGPIQYDAAVEPSVAETKMPDSPVAGRATVLIFPDLNTGNNTYKAVQRSAGAIAIGPVLQGLNKPVNDLSRGALVEDIVNTVAITAIQAQGDPR; this is translated from the coding sequence GTGCCTGAAGCTGCGAAGGCGACCATCTCCGCCATCTATGTGGCGTCGCCCGAGGGCGACACCGGGAAATCGACCATCGCGCTGGGCATTCTGCACCGGCTCGCGGCGAACGTCGCCAGGGTCGGGGTGTTCCGGCCCATCACCCGCGACGACGGCGAGGACCGCGACTACATCCTGGAGATGCTGCTCGACCACACCACCGCCGGCCTGCCGTACGAGGACTGCGTCGGCGTCACCTACCAGCAGCTCCACGAGGACTTCGACGCAGCGCTCGCAGAGATCGTCGACCGCTACCACCGCGTCGCCGACCAGTGCGACGCGGTGCTGGTGGTCGGCAGCGACTACACCGACGTCGCCGCGCCCAGCGAGCTTTCGGTCAACGCGCGCATCGCCGCCAACCTGGGCGCCCCGGTGGTACTCGCGGTGAAGGCGCAGGGGCGCACACCCGAGCGGGTCGCCCAGGTCGCCGAGGTCTGTGTCGCCGAGATCGCCGAGCAGCACGCCCACACCGCGGCCGTGGTCGCCAACCGATGCGACCCGGCCCAGCTGGCCGAGGTGCGCGCGGCGCTGCAGCGGATCGAACCGCGCAGCTACGTGCTACCCGAGGAGCCCCTGCTGGTCGCGCCGTCGGTGGCCGAACTGCGGGTCGCCGTCGACGGCACCGTGGTGCAGGGCGACAAGGAGATGCTGCACCGTGAGGTGCTCGACGTGCTGGTGGCCGGGATGACGGCCGAACACGTGCTCGAACGCCTGACCGAGGGCGTCGCCGTGATCACCCCCGGCGACCGCTCCGATGTCCTGCTCGCCGTTCTGTCCGCCCACTCGGCCGACGGGTTCCCGTCGCTGTCCGCGGTGATCCTCAACGGCGGCCTCGCGCTGCACCCGGCGATCGACAAACTCGTCTCGGGGCTGGGGCAGCGACTGCCGATCATCGCGACGGGCCTGGGCACCTTCGAGACGGCCAGCCGGGTCGCCGCGACCCGCGGCCGGGTGACCTCGTCGTCCCAGCGCAAGATCGACACCGCGCTGACGCTGATGGACGAACACGTCGACACCGCGGATCTGCTGACGCAGCTGTCCATCCCGATCCCGTCCGTGGTCACCCCGCAGATGTTCACCTACCAGCTGCTGGACCGGGCCCGTGCGGACCGCAAACGGATCGTGCTGCCCGAAGGCGACGACGACCGGATCCTGAAGGCCGCGGGCCGGCTGCTGCAACGCTCGGTGGCGGAGCTGACCATCCTCGGCGAGGAGAACCAGGTGCGGGCCCGCGCCGCCGAACTCGGCGTGGACCTTTCGGCGGCCGACGTGCTGAACCCGAAGACCAGCGAGCTGTGCGACCGGTTCGCCGAGCAGTACGCCGAGTTGCGCAAGCACAAGGGCGTCACCGTCGACCGTGCCCGCGAGATCATGCATGATGTCTCGTATTTCGGCACCATGCTGGTGCACAACGACATGGTCGACGGCATGGTCTCGGGCGCCCGGCACACCACCGCGCACACCATCCGGCCCGCGTTCGAGATCATCCGCACCGTGCCCGGTGTCTCCACGGTCTCCAGCATCTTCCTGATGTGCCTGGCCCACGAGGTGCTCGCCTACGGCGACTGCGCGATCGTGCCCGACCCGACCGCCGAACAACTCGCCGACATCGCGATCTCCTCGGCACGCACCGCGGCGCGGTTCGGAATCGAGCCCCGAGTCGCGATGCTGTCGTACTCCACCGGCACATCCGGCACCGGAGCAGACGTCGACAAGGTCCGGGAGGCAACCGAACTCGTGCGCTCCCGGGAACCCGACCTGCCGGTGGAGGGCCCGATCCAGTACGACGCCGCGGTCGAACCGTCGGTCGCCGAGACGAAGATGCCGGACTCCCCGGTGGCCGGGCGCGCGACCGTACTGATCTTCCCCGAC
- a CDS encoding glycosyltransferase, with product MHSYTPGSQLPEHFSARKVFDGAFLLVGGAALAAGVVAAFLAPEAVLPIVTTVLAALYLASTIDRHWLLLRGLRAPSMITISDERARAIPDDELPVYTVLLPVYNEPSIVHNLIEGVGRLEYPKDKLEILLLVEEDDIATQRAMEGVELESVRVVRVPHSEPKTKPKACNYGMASPGLRGEMVTIYDAEDIPDPLQLRKAVAAFADLPPQVGCLQARLGYFNEKQNLLTRWFSLEYDQWFGIMLPAVQAAGCVIPLGGTSNHMHTGVLRAIGGWDEFNVTEDADLGVRLARHGYHTRILDSVTLEEANSDVLNWIRQRSRWYKGYLQTMLVHLRQPVTLWSEIGGKGILRLINMTGAVPIVNVINLLFWSTMATWVLGRPHLIEMAFPSLTYYTYLVMYLVGAPLSVYIGLIVVQRLDKPYLWWAAALIPLYWMLQSIAAMKAIFQLLTRPHFWEKTVHGLSSTHPAPLAHSGREL from the coding sequence GTGCATAGCTACACCCCAGGAAGTCAACTACCCGAACACTTCTCGGCGCGGAAGGTTTTCGACGGGGCGTTCCTGCTCGTCGGCGGCGCCGCGCTCGCGGCAGGCGTCGTGGCCGCGTTTCTGGCACCCGAGGCCGTCCTGCCGATAGTGACCACCGTGCTCGCGGCGCTGTATCTGGCCTCGACGATCGACCGGCACTGGCTGCTGCTGCGGGGACTGCGGGCGCCGAGCATGATCACCATCAGCGACGAGCGGGCGCGCGCGATCCCCGACGACGAGCTGCCCGTGTACACGGTGCTGCTGCCGGTCTACAACGAGCCTTCGATCGTGCACAACCTGATCGAAGGCGTCGGCAGACTCGAATATCCGAAGGACAAGCTGGAGATCCTGCTCCTCGTCGAGGAGGACGACATCGCGACGCAGCGCGCGATGGAGGGCGTCGAACTCGAATCGGTTCGGGTGGTGCGGGTGCCGCACAGCGAACCGAAGACCAAACCCAAGGCGTGCAACTACGGGATGGCCTCCCCCGGACTGCGCGGCGAGATGGTCACCATCTACGACGCCGAGGACATTCCCGATCCCCTCCAGCTGCGCAAGGCCGTCGCGGCCTTCGCCGATCTGCCGCCCCAAGTCGGGTGCCTGCAGGCCAGGCTCGGTTACTTCAACGAGAAGCAGAACCTGCTGACGCGCTGGTTCTCCCTGGAGTACGACCAGTGGTTCGGAATCATGCTGCCCGCGGTGCAGGCCGCCGGGTGTGTGATCCCGCTGGGCGGTACCTCCAACCACATGCACACCGGCGTGCTGCGCGCCATCGGCGGCTGGGACGAGTTCAACGTCACCGAGGACGCCGACCTGGGGGTCCGGCTCGCCCGGCATGGCTACCACACCCGGATCCTGGACTCGGTGACCCTCGAAGAGGCGAACTCCGATGTGCTGAACTGGATTCGGCAGCGCTCCCGGTGGTACAAGGGCTACCTGCAGACGATGCTCGTGCACCTGCGCCAGCCGGTGACCCTGTGGTCCGAGATCGGCGGCAAGGGCATCCTGCGGTTGATCAACATGACCGGTGCGGTGCCTATCGTCAACGTGATCAACCTGCTGTTCTGGTCCACGATGGCGACCTGGGTCCTCGGACGGCCCCATCTGATCGAGATGGCGTTCCCGTCGCTGACCTACTACACCTACCTCGTCATGTACCTTGTGGGAGCGCCACTTTCGGTCTACATCGGATTGATCGTCGTACAACGGCTGGACAAACCGTATCTGTGGTGGGCAGCGGCGCTGATCCCGCTGTACTGGATGCTGCAGTCGATCGCCGCGATGAAGGCGATCTTCCAGCTGCTGACCCGACCTCACTTCTGGGAGAAGACCGTGCACGGACTGTCCTCGACTCATCCCGCGCCGCTGGCGCACAGCGGGAGGGAACTCTGA